The DNA segment GCCGAGATCGAACGCCTTCAGGCGATGAAGACCGGGGCGCTACTGGACTTCGCCTGCGCCGGCGGCGCCCTGCTGGGCGCGGCGAGCCCCGAGCAGCGCCGCTGCCTCGGCATCTATTCCCATGCGGTCGGCCGGGCCTTCCAGATCGCCGATGATCTGCTCGATGTCGAGGGCGATGCCGGAACGGTCGGCAAGCGCGTGGGCAAGGATGCAGCGGCCGGCAAGGCCACGCTGATCGATTCGCTCGGCATCGAAGGAGCGCGGACCGAGCTCGCACGGCTGGTGGCCGAAGCCGAAAAGGTGCTCGAAGGATTCGGCAGCGCGGCCACACTTCTGGCAGAAGCAGCACGCTTCGTCGCAGAAAGGCGCAATTAGGGCTTTCCTCATCTCGACGGAACGGTAAGTTGCGCCCATTCTTATCGTGACGTAAGCGCGCGTCGTGTGCAGCTGGCGTCTCAGGAGGTGAATATGCGTGCCGCTCCTCTCATCCTTGCCGGTCTGATCGCCGGCGCTGCCTTCATCGCCACCGCACCGGCGGAGGCGCAGGAGACCCGCATCATCATCCGCAAGCAGCCGCCGCGCTCGTTCCTCGATCCCGGCACGGTGGTGAAGCCCGGCACCTCCCGCTACCTGAACTATGTCCGCGCCATCCAGCCGCGCTACCCCGAGTATGGCGGCAGCGGCGGGATCACCGGCAGCCGCTATCCGCTGCCGACCGAGTTCTACCTGCCGAACTACTGAGCGAGGCTGCGCCCGGCGAGGCGCGGGTCGCTAGTCTGGTTGCGGACGCCCCCAACAAAAAAGCCCGGCTCGCGCCGGGCTTTTTCGTATCGAAGAATCTGGGCGGACCGCCCGGACGCGGCTCAGGCCGCCTTGCCAAGCTCCGCAAGAATGGCATCGCCCATCTCGGACGTACCGATCTTCTTCATGCCGTCTGAATAGATGTCCGCCGTGCGGTAGCCATCGGCCAGCACGCCGGAGATGGCCGCCTCAAGCTTGTCGGCGGCTTCGCCGAGGCCGAAGGAATAGCGCAGCGCCATCGCCAGCGAGCCGATCATGGCGATGGGGTTGGCAATGCCCTTGCCGGCGATGTCCGGCGCCGCGCCATGCACGGGCTCGTAAAGCGCCCGGCGGCGGCCGGAGATTTCCTCCACGCCGCCCAGCGACGCCGAGGGCAACATGCCAAGAGAGCCGGTGAGCATCGCCGCGACGTCGGAGAGGATGTCGCCGAACAGGTTATCGGTGACGATGACGTCGAACTGCTTGGGATTGCGCACGAGCTGCATGCCGCAGGAATCGGCGAGCTGGTGCTCAAGCGCCACGTCGCCATATTCCGAGCCGTGCACTTCGCTTACCACCTGCTTCCACAGCACGCCGGTCTTCATGACGTTGTGCTTCTCGGTGGAAACGACCCGGTTGCTGCGGGTGCGGGCGAGCTCGAAAGCCACGCGGGCGATGCGCTCGATCTCGTAGGATTCGTAGACCTGGGTGTCCACCGCGCGCTTCTGGCCATCGGCGATATCGGTGATGGTCTTGGGCTCGCCGAAATAGACACCGCCGGTCAGCTCGCGCACGATCAGCACGTCGAGCCCCTCGACCAGGTCACGCTTGAGGCTGGAGGCATCCGCGAGGGCGGGGTAACACATGGCCGGGCGCAGATTGGCGAAAAGCTGCAGATCCTTGCGCAGCCGCAGCAGACCGGCCTCGGGACGCACCTCGAAGGCCACATTGGCCCATTTGGTGCCGCCAACCGCACCCAGCAGAATGGCGTCGGCATTGAATGCCCGGGCCATGGCTTCGTCGGTGATCGGCACGCCATATTCGTCATAGGCAGCGCCGCCGACGAGATCCTCCTCGATCGAGAACGAGGCGAAACCGTGCGAATCGAGCCAGCCAACGACCTTCTTCACCTCGGCCATGACCTCGGGGCCGATGCCATCACCGGGCAGAAGAAGCAGCTTGTGGGTCGCCATGGATTTCCTCGTTTGCACCTGTTGGGGAACTCGTCAGAGCAGTGGGCGAGCGAGTGCTAAAGGCTGGCGCCGATGCTGGCAAGCGGGACGCTCGCCAGCGCTCACAAAACAACGCCGCCGGCGCTCGGACGCCGGCGGCGACGCACGCGTGGGCGTGGGGGCTCAGATCGTCTTCTTCGACATCTCGCTGGCGATGAAGTCGGCCTGCCGGAGCGCCAGCGCCACGATGGTCAGCGTCGGGTTTTCCGCGCCGCCGGTGGTGAACTGGCTGCCGTCGGCGATGAACAGGTTGGGAATGTCGTGGGTCTGCCCGTGCTTGTTGACGACGCCGTCCCGCGGCTTCTCGCTCATCCGGTTGGTGCCCAGATTATGCGTCGAGGGATAGGGCGGCGTCGGCATGGTGCGCACCGCGCCGACCGATTGATACATCGCCGAACCCTGCTGATAGGCGTGGTTGCGCATGGCGATATCATTGGGATGGTCGTCGAAATGCACGTCAGCGACCGGCAGCCCGTTCTTGTCCTTGATGTCGGTATTGAGGGTGACGCGGTTGGTCTCCTGCGGCATGTCCTCGCCCACGATCCAGAGGCCGGCCATGTTCACATAGCCATCCATGGCGGAGGTGAAGGATC comes from the Ancylobacter pratisalsi genome and includes:
- the leuB gene encoding 3-isopropylmalate dehydrogenase, with the protein product MATHKLLLLPGDGIGPEVMAEVKKVVGWLDSHGFASFSIEEDLVGGAAYDEYGVPITDEAMARAFNADAILLGAVGGTKWANVAFEVRPEAGLLRLRKDLQLFANLRPAMCYPALADASSLKRDLVEGLDVLIVRELTGGVYFGEPKTITDIADGQKRAVDTQVYESYEIERIARVAFELARTRSNRVVSTEKHNVMKTGVLWKQVVSEVHGSEYGDVALEHQLADSCGMQLVRNPKQFDVIVTDNLFGDILSDVAAMLTGSLGMLPSASLGGVEEISGRRRALYEPVHGAAPDIAGKGIANPIAMIGSLAMALRYSFGLGEAADKLEAAISGVLADGYRTADIYSDGMKKIGTSEMGDAILAELGKAA